From Amycolatopsis sp. cg9, one genomic window encodes:
- a CDS encoding allophanate hydrolase subunit 1, translating into MRWRRCGEDAALLDCDSLDQLRAAHATVLAARPAGVVDLVPGARSLLVVGGVAEVRALLDGADLTHPPAGEPREVTLDVHYDGEDLALIASDAGISAAAVVDLHTKAVYTVAFTGFAPGFGYLTGLPEPLRQPRLESPRTRVPAGSVGLAGEFTGVYPRESPGGWRLLGHTSATLFDPHADPPALFAPGDRVRFRSVR; encoded by the coding sequence GTGCGCTGGCGGCGGTGTGGCGAGGACGCCGCCCTGCTCGACTGCGACTCGCTCGACCAGTTGCGGGCCGCGCACGCGACCGTGCTGGCCGCCCGCCCCGCGGGGGTCGTCGACCTCGTGCCCGGCGCGCGCAGCCTGCTCGTCGTCGGGGGCGTAGCCGAGGTGCGGGCGCTGCTGGACGGCGCCGACCTCACCCACCCGCCCGCCGGCGAGCCGCGCGAAGTCACCCTCGACGTCCACTACGACGGCGAGGACCTCGCCCTGATCGCTTCGGACGCCGGGATCTCCGCGGCCGCGGTCGTCGACCTGCACACGAAGGCCGTCTACACGGTCGCGTTCACCGGGTTCGCGCCCGGTTTCGGCTACCTGACCGGCCTGCCCGAACCCCTTCGCCAGCCGCGGCTGGAATCGCCGCGGACCCGCGTCCCGGCCGGCTCGGTCGGGCTGGCGGGCGAGTTCACCGGCGTCTACCCGCGCGAGTCGCCGGGCGGCTGGCGGCTGCTCGGGCACACGTCGGCGACGCTGTTCGACCCGCACGCGGATCCGCCGGCGCTGTTCGCTCCGGGTGACCGCGTGCGCTTCCGGAGCGTCCGGTGA
- a CDS encoding biotin-dependent carboxyltransferase family protein produces MRHLEVLDPGRYALVEDLGRTGYAHLGVAPSGALDTASLRLANRLAGNAEAAAGIEALLGGLSVRFSAAATVAVTGPAVGVVVDGRSFGSHVPVPVRAGQTLSIGTPVTGLRCYLAVSGGIAVEPVLGSRSRDVLSGIGPAPLRAGDVLPLGAPTGVPAGADVVVPVPAPGELVVPVTLGPRDDWLDDAAGGLSAWWTVTAESNRVGLRLDGPPLRRAIDGELPSEGVVTGSIQVPPNGRPVVFLADHPTTGGYPVAAVVRAGALNALAQARPGTRVRFRMS; encoded by the coding sequence GTGAGGCACCTGGAAGTCCTCGACCCGGGCCGGTACGCGCTGGTCGAGGACCTCGGCAGGACCGGCTACGCGCACCTCGGCGTCGCGCCTTCGGGCGCGCTGGACACGGCGTCGCTGCGGCTCGCGAACCGCCTGGCCGGCAACGCCGAAGCCGCCGCGGGGATCGAAGCCCTGCTCGGCGGCCTCTCGGTGCGGTTCTCCGCCGCGGCGACGGTCGCCGTCACCGGCCCGGCGGTCGGGGTCGTCGTCGACGGCCGCTCGTTCGGCTCCCACGTGCCGGTGCCGGTGCGCGCCGGGCAGACGCTGTCGATCGGCACGCCGGTGACCGGGCTGCGCTGCTACCTGGCGGTGTCCGGCGGCATCGCCGTCGAGCCGGTGCTGGGCAGCCGGTCGCGGGACGTCCTGTCCGGCATCGGCCCGGCGCCGCTGCGGGCCGGCGACGTGCTCCCGCTCGGCGCGCCGACGGGGGTCCCGGCGGGCGCGGACGTCGTCGTCCCCGTCCCGGCGCCGGGCGAACTCGTGGTGCCGGTGACCCTCGGCCCCCGCGACGACTGGCTCGACGACGCGGCCGGCGGGCTCTCGGCGTGGTGGACGGTCACCGCCGAATCGAACCGCGTCGGCCTGCGCCTCGACGGGCCGCCGCTGCGCCGGGCGATCGACGGCGAGCTGCCCAGCGAAGGCGTCGTCACCGGCTCGATCCAGGTGCCGCCGAACGGGCGGCCGGTGGTGTTCCTCGCCGACCACCCGACCACCGGCGGCTACCCCGTCGCGGCCGTCGTCCGCGCGGGCGCGCTGAACGCGCTCGCGCAGGCCCGGCCGGGCACCCGCGTCCGGTTCCGGATGTCCTGA
- a CDS encoding aminodeoxychorismate lyase: MRVLVFLDGTPADPDAAQIKVDDLGLLRGDGVFETILVVGGKPRELRPHLERLARSAAMLDLPEPDLAAWEQVVSAVLERWTGGPEMTLKLVYTRGSDGDPAAEPTGFALGSEVPPSILKARAEGVAAVTLDRGFPPDLAERAPWLLLGAKPLSYAMNMAAVREAGRRGAEDVIFTAADGSVFEGPTSTVVLAKGRTLYTPPSSIGILPGTTQAALFRGAEKAGWAVKVEPLTVRDLVEGDGVFMASSVRKLTRVHTLDGERLPDSSAVYAELVAAYEGEYA; this comes from the coding sequence ATGCGCGTCCTCGTCTTCCTCGACGGAACCCCGGCCGACCCCGACGCCGCCCAGATCAAGGTCGACGACCTCGGGCTGCTGCGCGGCGACGGCGTCTTCGAGACGATCTTGGTCGTCGGCGGGAAGCCCCGTGAGCTGCGGCCGCACCTCGAGCGGCTGGCCCGTTCCGCGGCCATGCTCGACCTGCCGGAGCCCGATCTCGCCGCCTGGGAGCAGGTCGTTTCGGCCGTGCTCGAAAGGTGGACCGGCGGCCCCGAGATGACGCTGAAACTGGTGTACACCAGGGGATCCGACGGTGACCCCGCCGCGGAACCGACCGGGTTCGCGCTCGGCTCCGAGGTGCCGCCGTCGATCTTGAAGGCCCGCGCGGAAGGGGTCGCCGCGGTCACCCTCGACCGCGGTTTCCCGCCGGACCTCGCCGAGCGCGCGCCCTGGCTGCTGCTCGGCGCGAAGCCGTTGTCCTACGCGATGAACATGGCCGCGGTGCGCGAAGCCGGCCGCCGCGGCGCCGAAGATGTGATTTTCACCGCCGCCGACGGTTCGGTCTTCGAAGGGCCGACGTCGACCGTCGTGCTGGCGAAGGGCCGGACGCTCTACACGCCGCCGTCGAGCATCGGCATCCTGCCGGGCACCACCCAGGCCGCGCTGTTCCGCGGCGCCGAGAAGGCGGGCTGGGCGGTCAAGGTGGAGCCGCTGACGGTCCGCGACCTCGTCGAGGGCGACGGCGTCTTCATGGCCTCCAGCGTGCGCAAGCTGACCCGCGTGCACACCTTGGACGGCGAGCGCCTGCCCGACTCTTCGGCGGTGTACGCCGAGCTGGTGGCGGCCTACGAGGGCGAGTACGCCTGA
- a CDS encoding folate-binding protein YgfZ, with product MPYRSPLLDVPGSIPSPDDHPEAGVPWHWGDPFAEQRTASRGVVVIDRSHREFLAVTGEERLSWLHLVISQHVTGLAEGSGTEALVLDSQGRVETHMVVAHVDGTVYLDTDPGTSVTSALPKGGPQTLLEYLEAMKFWSKVDIRDATAELALLTVLGPDAERVLSAVGAEIGPEPYAVAALPGGGFVRRMPWPGRSSVDLAVPRAALLDWWKRLTDAGARAAGSWVFDALRVESLRPRLGVDTDDRTIPHEVGWVGSAAHVAKGCYRGQETVSKVHNVGRPPRNLLLLHLDGSPEVTPEPGDPLLLDGRTVGRIGTVIQHHELGPIALALVKRSTPVGAELLAGSEDNLVQAAIDPDSVPSELPAPGRAAAAQLRG from the coding sequence ATGCCGTACCGCTCGCCGCTGCTGGACGTGCCCGGATCGATCCCCTCACCCGACGACCACCCCGAAGCCGGCGTCCCCTGGCACTGGGGAGACCCGTTCGCCGAGCAGCGCACGGCCTCGCGCGGCGTGGTCGTGATCGACCGGTCGCACCGCGAGTTCCTCGCCGTCACCGGCGAAGAACGGCTGTCGTGGCTGCACCTGGTCATCTCGCAGCACGTGACCGGGCTCGCCGAGGGCTCCGGCACCGAGGCGCTGGTCCTCGACAGCCAGGGCCGCGTCGAGACGCACATGGTGGTCGCGCACGTCGACGGGACCGTGTACCTCGACACCGACCCGGGCACGAGCGTCACCAGCGCGCTCCCCAAGGGCGGCCCCCAGACGCTGCTCGAATACCTCGAAGCGATGAAGTTCTGGTCCAAGGTGGACATCCGCGACGCGACCGCCGAGCTCGCGCTGCTCACCGTGCTCGGCCCGGACGCCGAGCGCGTGCTGAGCGCGGTCGGCGCCGAGATCGGCCCGGAGCCGTACGCGGTGGCGGCGCTGCCGGGTGGCGGCTTCGTGCGGCGGATGCCGTGGCCGGGCCGCTCCAGCGTCGACCTGGCGGTCCCGCGCGCGGCGCTGCTCGACTGGTGGAAGCGGCTCACGGACGCGGGCGCGCGGGCGGCGGGCAGCTGGGTGTTCGACGCCCTGCGCGTCGAGTCGCTGCGGCCCCGGCTGGGCGTCGACACCGACGACCGCACGATCCCGCACGAGGTGGGCTGGGTCGGCTCGGCCGCGCACGTCGCGAAGGGCTGCTACCGCGGTCAGGAGACGGTGTCGAAGGTGCACAACGTCGGCCGCCCGCCGCGGAACCTGCTGCTGCTCCACCTCGACGGCTCGCCGGAGGTCACGCCGGAACCCGGCGACCCGCTGCTGCTCGACGGCCGGACGGTCGGCCGGATCGGCACGGTGATCCAGCACCACGAGCTCGGCCCGATCGCGTTGGCGCTGGTCAAGCGGTCGACGCCGGTGGGCGCGGAGCTGCTGGCGGGTTCGGAGGACAACCTCGTCCAGGCGGCGATCGACCCCGACTCGGTGCCGTCGGAACTCCCCGCCCCGGGACGTGCGGCAGCGGCGCAACTCCGTGGCTGA
- a CDS encoding aerial mycelium formation protein codes for MIEVRPGGRRRIDRVLGPGYLSGLGELPLKVLRERRDEAAQEETDLSYLRRLLHARIDIVRAEQTRRSSGGEASIVDQLATILADNALGPAAGSGRHQQLEPSRAGEHRRHAEALIGDTDLTDVGSLSDEKLASALDTYASEELSVSSFRREVQGVMDTLNAEIAKRYQQGSATVDELLESERGRGEAP; via the coding sequence GTGATCGAAGTGCGGCCCGGCGGCAGGCGGCGGATCGACCGCGTGCTCGGCCCGGGGTACCTCAGCGGCTTGGGCGAGTTGCCGTTGAAGGTGCTGCGCGAGCGGCGCGACGAAGCAGCGCAGGAAGAGACGGATCTGTCCTACCTGCGCCGGCTCCTCCACGCGCGGATCGACATCGTGCGCGCGGAGCAGACGCGGCGCAGTTCCGGCGGCGAAGCCAGCATCGTCGACCAGCTGGCGACGATCCTGGCCGACAACGCACTGGGCCCGGCCGCGGGTTCGGGCCGGCACCAGCAGCTGGAACCGTCCCGCGCGGGCGAGCACCGCAGGCACGCGGAAGCCCTGATCGGCGACACCGACCTGACCGACGTCGGGTCCCTCTCGGACGAGAAGCTCGCTTCCGCTTTGGACACCTACGCCAGCGAAGAGCTGTCGGTGTCGTCCTTCCGGCGCGAGGTCCAGGGCGTGATGGACACGTTGAACGCGGAGATCGCGAAGCGCTACCAGCAGGGATCGGCCACTGTGGACGAGCTGCTGGAGAGCGAGCGCGGACGCGGCGAGGCCCCGTGA
- a CDS encoding asparaginase, producing the protein MTNPVLAEVVRSGFVESAHRGALVVTGPEGEARLALGDVTSPVFPRSSNKPLQAVGMLRAGLDFDGEDLALACASHSGEPGHVKRVLELLEAAGLREDDLACPPDFPLHVPSMRDAAEPRRVMMNCSGKHTAMLTTCLRAGWPTSGYEAPDHPLQQEIAATVAELTAEPIAHTGVDGCGAPLFAFSLTGLARAFGRVAAAPDGPARQVASAMRAHPWLVAGTGREDTDLMSAVDGLVSKAGAEGVQAFALPDGFAVAIKIDDGNKRACAPLAVAALRYLGVDVSGLDALAHGSILGGGRPVGEIRVPELRG; encoded by the coding sequence GTGACCAACCCGGTCCTCGCCGAAGTCGTCCGTTCGGGGTTCGTCGAAAGCGCCCACCGCGGCGCCCTGGTGGTGACCGGCCCCGAAGGCGAAGCCCGCCTGGCGCTGGGCGACGTCACCTCGCCGGTGTTCCCGCGCTCGTCCAACAAGCCCCTGCAGGCGGTCGGCATGCTGCGCGCCGGCCTGGACTTCGACGGCGAGGACCTGGCACTGGCGTGCGCGTCGCACTCCGGCGAGCCGGGCCACGTGAAGCGGGTCCTCGAGCTGCTGGAAGCGGCCGGCCTGCGCGAAGACGACCTGGCCTGCCCACCGGACTTCCCGCTGCACGTCCCGAGCATGCGCGACGCGGCCGAGCCCCGCCGCGTGATGATGAACTGCTCCGGCAAGCACACGGCGATGCTGACCACCTGCCTCCGCGCGGGCTGGCCGACGTCGGGTTACGAGGCCCCGGACCACCCGCTGCAGCAGGAGATCGCCGCGACGGTGGCGGAGCTGACGGCCGAGCCGATCGCCCACACGGGAGTGGACGGCTGCGGTGCCCCGCTGTTCGCGTTCTCACTGACCGGACTGGCCCGCGCGTTCGGCCGGGTGGCGGCCGCACCCGACGGTCCTGCGCGGCAGGTGGCTTCGGCGATGCGCGCGCACCCGTGGCTGGTCGCCGGCACCGGCCGCGAGGACACGGACCTGATGTCCGCGGTGGACGGTCTGGTGTCGAAGGCGGGCGCGGAGGGCGTCCAGGCGTTCGCGCTCCCGGACGGCTTCGCGGTGGCGATCAAGATCGACGACGGCAACAAGCGAGCGTGCGCCCCCTTGGCGGTGGCGGCCCTGCGGTACCTGGGGGTCGACGTGTCCGGGCTGGACGCCCTCGCCCACGGCTCGATCCTGGGCGGCGGCCGCCCGGTCGGCGAGATCCGGGTGCCGGAACTGCGCGGCTAG